The following proteins are co-located in the Myroides profundi genome:
- a CDS encoding TonB-dependent receptor domain-containing protein: MKQLLLILLGVMTLPSWAQSQLQGVIKDTQANPIGWATVVLQAKDNPKEEYFIKSEEDGTFVFADIKSKGSFKLTASFIGYKDVSSTITISDHNTPINLIIESDENILDEVMITSHRKALKVTPGKATLNIEQSNLAQTQSAYDVLKTLPGVTISQNGELKIKGKSGVTVLMDGQPTQLSAEQLKTILKGTPGSTLESIEIMNIPPANIDASGTGGVINIISKKKLVQGFYGTVNSTVGVSNKVSTDHSLNLGYGNDNWNYNFLYSFSYSPDRLRERYDKKDLASLDHTWSNQSQFSVLNSKSHLVKLDIDRTFQNGHVLSLKTSMDYNDTPSTVHTNTELGNNNDLFHSVQKNESKSKLTNFKADVVYKMKIEEKESWTISIGTMYVKSDINDVIYGNNGQLLLPNALLTKQQNKYPTNRKEFNFKSDYQKQLWDEENTTAKVEFGVKSNYSILKTDERLYTFISNGNNINALHKSQFEYKTGVHAFYGAVDMTFDKWAITAGLRGEYTHINGDTLAHKKLVKQDYFSLFPTVQLTYTASDYYSVMASYSRRIERPEFDKLNPAVRYLNNTTTSMGNPNLQPEYSNNIELDQQFLGFIDLSIGYSRITDPMLYSYFNEGINKSYFTSINGKSRSEWYASLSAPIPGINWWENYHGVYFFNTRFDNNLINENKNSVGVFTYNNFKLPYNMNIELTAWYQNGGIESNFRYRSLGEVNLGVSKKFLNEKFTATLAVSDLFKTGGIRTTILEHPDQLTNFTVKNDMRVFKLGITYNFGGKNNKGDAPQEETTINKGHPPVKIIK; this comes from the coding sequence ATGAAGCAACTATTATTAATTCTATTAGGGGTAATGACTTTACCTTCTTGGGCTCAATCTCAATTACAAGGGGTGATAAAAGACACACAAGCCAATCCTATCGGATGGGCAACTGTAGTCTTACAAGCAAAGGACAATCCAAAAGAAGAATACTTTATCAAAAGTGAAGAAGATGGAACTTTTGTTTTTGCAGATATTAAGTCAAAAGGAAGTTTTAAACTAACTGCTAGCTTTATAGGGTATAAAGATGTATCCTCTACTATCACTATAAGTGATCATAATACGCCAATCAATCTAATCATAGAAAGTGACGAAAACATCTTAGATGAGGTAATGATCACCAGCCATAGAAAAGCTCTAAAAGTAACTCCTGGCAAAGCTACATTAAATATAGAGCAGAGTAACTTAGCACAAACACAGTCTGCCTATGATGTGCTAAAGACACTCCCTGGAGTTACTATTAGTCAAAACGGAGAATTAAAAATAAAAGGTAAATCAGGTGTCACAGTATTGATGGACGGACAGCCTACTCAGCTGTCTGCAGAACAATTAAAAACCATACTTAAAGGGACTCCTGGCTCTACTTTAGAGTCTATTGAAATTATGAATATACCTCCTGCTAATATAGATGCTTCTGGTACAGGTGGGGTAATTAATATTATCTCTAAGAAAAAGCTAGTTCAAGGCTTTTATGGAACAGTTAATTCAACTGTAGGTGTTAGTAATAAAGTAAGCACAGATCACTCTTTAAACTTAGGGTATGGCAATGATAACTGGAACTATAACTTTTTGTACTCATTTAGCTATTCGCCTGATAGATTAAGAGAGAGATATGATAAAAAAGATCTGGCTTCATTAGATCATACATGGTCAAATCAATCTCAATTCTCGGTTCTAAATAGTAAGTCTCACTTAGTCAAACTAGATATAGACAGAACATTTCAGAATGGTCATGTACTAAGCTTAAAGACTTCTATGGACTATAATGATACACCTAGTACAGTACATACCAACACAGAATTAGGAAATAATAATGATCTCTTTCACAGTGTACAAAAGAATGAGAGCAAGAGTAAATTGACTAATTTTAAAGCTGATGTAGTCTATAAAATGAAAATAGAAGAAAAAGAAAGTTGGACTATCTCCATCGGTACAATGTATGTCAAATCAGATATCAATGATGTAATCTATGGTAATAATGGACAACTATTACTGCCAAACGCCTTACTAACCAAACAACAGAATAAATATCCTACAAATAGAAAAGAGTTCAACTTTAAATCTGATTACCAGAAACAACTTTGGGATGAAGAAAATACAACTGCAAAAGTAGAGTTCGGCGTAAAGAGTAATTATTCTATTCTTAAAACAGATGAACGTTTATACACATTCATCTCCAATGGAAACAATATTAATGCTTTGCACAAAAGTCAATTTGAGTATAAAACAGGCGTACATGCTTTCTATGGTGCAGTAGATATGACATTCGATAAATGGGCTATAACAGCAGGTTTAAGAGGAGAATACACACATATCAATGGAGATACCTTAGCTCATAAAAAGTTAGTAAAACAAGATTACTTCTCGCTATTTCCTACTGTACAACTAACGTATACAGCTAGTGATTACTATTCTGTAATGGCTTCTTACTCTAGAAGAATAGAAAGGCCTGAATTCGATAAATTAAATCCTGCAGTGCGCTATTTAAATAATACAACAACATCTATGGGGAACCCTAATCTACAGCCTGAGTATTCTAATAATATAGAACTAGATCAGCAGTTCTTAGGTTTCATAGATTTATCTATCGGATATAGTCGCATTACAGACCCTATGCTATACAGTTATTTTAACGAAGGAATAAACAAATCTTATTTTACTAGTATTAATGGTAAAAGTAGAAGTGAATGGTACGCTTCATTATCTGCTCCTATACCAGGTATTAATTGGTGGGAAAACTACCATGGGGTTTACTTTTTTAATACTCGATTTGACAATAACTTAATCAATGAGAATAAAAATAGTGTTGGGGTATTTACCTATAACAACTTTAAGTTGCCTTATAATATGAATATCGAGCTTACTGCTTGGTACCAAAACGGAGGAATAGAATCTAACTTTAGATATCGTTCATTAGGGGAAGTGAATTTAGGAGTCAGTAAGAAATTCTTAAATGAGAAATTTACAGCTACACTTGCAGTAAGTGATCTGTTCAAAACAGGAGGTATTAGAACAACAATTTTAGAACATCCTGATCAACTGACCAACTTCACTGTAAAGAATGATATGAGAGTATTCAAACTAGGAATAACTTATAATTTCGGTGGAAAGAACAATAAAGGAGATGCTCCACAAGAGGAA
- a CDS encoding GNAT family N-acetyltransferase, translated as MRINRYLGRGYRSTAAHVLQQAFNEKLKGILGTEEEIHQVILASLDAKHIIVARSSEGELIGVAAYQHNGQCTLNISLSIMIKVYGLIRGLYKMLQLIMYFPSKRDKDVVYVDAIAVDENFRGLGVGKMLLEEVEKLALEHHARYVSLDVIKENPRAKKLYEQIGFVEVKYNELDERTSDKLGFSGYYYMMKIIS; from the coding sequence ATGAGAATAAATAGATATCTGGGCAGGGGATACCGTAGTACTGCTGCTCATGTTTTGCAACAGGCTTTTAATGAAAAACTAAAAGGAATACTAGGGACAGAGGAAGAAATACATCAAGTTATTTTAGCATCTCTAGATGCTAAGCATATTATCGTGGCACGTTCTAGTGAAGGAGAATTAATAGGTGTAGCAGCTTATCAACACAATGGTCAATGTACTTTGAATATTTCTCTGAGTATTATGATTAAGGTATATGGGCTGATAAGAGGACTTTATAAGATGCTACAGCTCATCATGTACTTTCCATCTAAGAGAGATAAGGATGTAGTGTATGTAGATGCTATCGCAGTAGATGAGAATTTTAGAGGACTAGGAGTTGGTAAAATGCTATTAGAAGAAGTAGAAAAGTTAGCTTTAGAACATCATGCAAGATATGTAAGTTTAGATGTAATCAAAGAAAATCCTCGCGCAAAAAAGCTATATGAGCAAATAGGTTTTGTAGAAGTAAAATACAACGAATTAGACGAACGAACAAGTGATAAACTTGGCTTTTCAGGGTATTATTATATGATGAAAATAATTAGTTAA
- a CDS encoding sensor histidine kinase: MKAQKQSKKEWRYRVALTLLVALFFIFSLYIISTADQYQIVSFESGYTFTADVIWFIAISWIVTTLGIYLSDRLPIKTYSIKEVIRFGVLHVIICVVVFLFLVIVTDYYLIDQDHTAREDWLDARQMFFIGLCLTVFVIVVHNGRKLITMWKESVYENAQMKEIVLQSQLASLKAQLDPHFMFNNYSVLRSLIQEDKEKASEFLERLSDVQRYLLVNLEHDLVSLAKEIQFLIDYLYLIKIRFGESIQVEINVRPELLGMKIPPMTLQLLLENAIKHNKATKKSPLFVNIYGEEEYLIIENNLQLLNTLPHSSKLGLTNIKKRYLLIEDREVLIEQTVSVFRVKIPLL, from the coding sequence ATGAAAGCACAAAAGCAAAGTAAGAAAGAATGGAGGTATAGAGTAGCTTTAACGCTCTTAGTAGCGTTGTTTTTTATTTTTTCGTTGTACATTATTAGTACTGCGGATCAGTATCAGATAGTTTCTTTTGAGAGTGGATATACCTTTACGGCAGATGTGATTTGGTTTATTGCTATCAGTTGGATTGTAACGACCTTAGGGATCTATCTGTCAGATCGATTGCCGATAAAGACGTATTCCATAAAAGAAGTAATTCGGTTTGGAGTATTACATGTGATTATTTGTGTTGTAGTCTTCTTATTTTTAGTTATTGTGACAGATTACTATTTAATAGATCAAGATCATACAGCACGAGAAGATTGGTTAGACGCTAGACAGATGTTTTTTATAGGCTTATGTTTGACTGTATTTGTTATCGTTGTACACAATGGAAGAAAGCTAATAACGATGTGGAAAGAATCCGTTTATGAAAATGCACAGATGAAAGAAATAGTATTACAGAGCCAACTAGCATCTTTAAAAGCTCAGCTAGACCCACACTTTATGTTTAATAATTACAGTGTGTTAAGAAGTCTGATCCAAGAAGATAAAGAGAAAGCAAGTGAGTTCTTAGAGCGATTATCGGATGTACAACGCTATCTATTGGTAAACCTAGAGCATGACTTAGTCAGTCTAGCCAAAGAGATACAGTTCTTGATTGATTATTTATACTTGATTAAGATTCGCTTTGGCGAAAGTATACAAGTAGAGATTAATGTTAGACCAGAGCTGTTAGGAATGAAGATTCCACCTATGACCTTACAATTGTTATTAGAAAATGCAATAAAACACAATAAAGCAACCAAAAAAAGTCCCCTCTTTGTGAATATTTATGGGGAAGAAGAATATTTAATTATTGAGAATAACCTCCAATTATTGAACACTCTTCCTCATTCTTCTAAGTTAGGGCTGACGAATATAAAGAAGAGATACTTACTGATCGAAGACAGAGAGGTCTTGATAGAACAGACTGTATCCGTTTTTAGAGTTAAAATCCCATTGTTATAA
- a CDS encoding LytR/AlgR family response regulator transcription factor has product MIKVLIVEDEQYNAQHLTTLLQDIKEDTQVVQVIEGVEDCIEWLEQHDDIDLIFMDIRLGDGVCFEIFDAIEVNVPIVFTTAYDQYALQVFQVNSIDYLLKPIKKSALEQSITKYKKLHQLQVLDKEILSNLTEVIHGKKQSYRTRFLLSNNDRYKVIQTSDIAYIYTEFRLSKAVMFDKSVHVLPFTMEELESELDPNRFFRISRQYLISYESITAIQNNLNSKVSVVLQGDVEVDLSRERTRAIKQWLDT; this is encoded by the coding sequence ATGATAAAAGTATTGATAGTAGAAGACGAACAGTATAATGCACAGCATCTGACTACCTTACTTCAGGATATAAAAGAAGATACTCAGGTCGTGCAGGTTATAGAAGGTGTAGAGGACTGTATAGAATGGCTAGAGCAGCATGATGATATTGACCTAATCTTTATGGATATAAGATTAGGAGATGGAGTATGCTTCGAAATATTTGATGCCATAGAAGTAAACGTACCGATTGTTTTTACGACAGCTTATGATCAGTATGCCTTGCAAGTATTTCAGGTTAACAGTATAGATTATTTATTAAAACCAATCAAAAAATCTGCCTTAGAACAAAGCATAACGAAGTATAAGAAACTTCACCAATTACAAGTTTTAGATAAAGAAATCTTAAGCAATCTAACCGAGGTTATACACGGAAAGAAACAGAGTTATAGAACACGTTTTTTACTGAGTAATAACGATAGGTATAAAGTTATACAGACAAGTGATATTGCCTATATCTATACAGAATTTCGTCTGTCTAAAGCAGTTATGTTTGATAAATCTGTTCACGTATTACCATTCACTATGGAAGAACTAGAATCAGAATTAGATCCTAATCGATTCTTTAGAATATCTAGACAATATCTAATAAGCTATGAGAGCATTACTGCTATTCAGAATAATCTAAACAGTAAGGTAAGTGTAGTGTTACAGGGTGATGTAGAGGTAGATCTGAGTAGAGAGAGAACACGAGCGATAAAGCAATGGCTTGATACTTAA
- a CDS encoding PaaI family thioesterase, protein MTQAIQDLYPESLAHCYGCGKNNPNGHQLKTYLDGEETIARFTPDTKYTAIPGSVYGGLIASLLDCHGTGSAAAFLCKHNNIPLEGIIPVRCVTASLKVDFKASTPMGEELVLKGKLRSIESRKVWVDLTLEANGVICATGEILAIQLKE, encoded by the coding sequence ATGACACAAGCAATCCAAGACCTATATCCTGAGAGCTTAGCGCACTGCTATGGCTGTGGAAAAAACAATCCTAATGGACATCAACTAAAAACATATCTTGACGGAGAAGAAACAATCGCTCGTTTTACTCCAGATACTAAATATACCGCTATACCAGGAAGCGTATATGGTGGATTAATCGCTTCTCTACTAGACTGTCATGGTACAGGATCAGCAGCAGCATTTCTGTGTAAGCACAATAATATCCCACTAGAAGGCATTATACCTGTAAGATGTGTAACAGCTTCTCTTAAAGTTGATTTTAAAGCCTCTACTCCTATGGGAGAAGAACTAGTACTAAAGGGTAAACTAAGAAGCATAGAGAGCAGAAAGGTATGGGTAGATCTAACCCTAGAGGCTAATGGAGTAATCTGTGCTACGGGTGAAATCTTAGCTATACAATTAAAAGAGTAA
- a CDS encoding deoxyhypusine synthase family protein, giving the protein MENRGPISQFMAHNYRHFNSATVVDAAQGYEKFLDEGGKMLISLAGAMSTAELGISLAEMIRQDKVAIISCTGANLEEDIMNLVAHSHYKRIPNYRDLTPEDELALLENKYNRVTDTCIPEEEAFRRIQGHIEKIWKDSEAAGESYFPHEYMYKLLLSGVLEEHYEIDPKNSWMLAAAEKNLPIVVPGWEDSTMGNIFASYVIKGELKSRTVNSGIDYMVWLADWYKKNAVDQGVGFFQIGGGIAGDFAMCVAPMWAQDLEDDSVLRWRYYCQITDSTTSFGSYSGCIPNEKITWGKLDVDTPSYVIESDATIVAPLIFSWVLKQ; this is encoded by the coding sequence ATGGAAAATAGAGGACCTATTTCTCAATTTATGGCGCATAATTATCGCCACTTTAACTCAGCAACTGTAGTAGATGCTGCTCAAGGGTATGAAAAGTTTTTAGATGAAGGAGGGAAGATGCTTATTTCTCTTGCAGGTGCGATGAGTACTGCTGAGCTAGGAATCTCATTAGCAGAGATGATTAGACAGGACAAAGTAGCTATTATCTCATGTACAGGGGCTAACTTAGAGGAGGATATTATGAACTTAGTAGCGCATTCTCACTATAAAAGAATTCCTAACTATAGAGACTTAACTCCTGAGGATGAGCTAGCGCTGTTAGAAAATAAATATAACCGTGTTACGGATACGTGTATCCCTGAAGAAGAAGCATTTAGAAGAATCCAAGGGCATATCGAGAAAATATGGAAAGACAGTGAGGCAGCAGGTGAGAGTTATTTTCCACATGAGTATATGTATAAGTTACTATTAAGCGGTGTGTTAGAAGAGCATTATGAGATAGATCCTAAAAACTCATGGATGCTAGCTGCCGCAGAAAAAAACTTACCAATCGTAGTACCAGGATGGGAAGACTCTACGATGGGGAATATCTTCGCTTCTTATGTAATTAAGGGGGAATTGAAGTCTAGAACAGTGAACAGTGGAATAGACTATATGGTGTGGTTAGCAGATTGGTATAAAAAGAATGCTGTAGATCAAGGAGTTGGTTTCTTCCAGATAGGAGGAGGTATTGCTGGAGATTTCGCTATGTGTGTAGCTCCTATGTGGGCACAGGATTTAGAGGATGATTCAGTATTGAGATGGAGATATTACTGTCAGATTACAGATTCTACTACTTCTTTTGGATCTTACTCAGGATGTATTCCAAACGAGAAGATTACTTGGGGTAAACTAGACGTAGATACACCGAGTTATGTAATCGAATCAGATGCTACTATTGTAGCCCCATTGATTTTCTCATGGGTATTGAAACAATAA